In the genome of Panthera uncia isolate 11264 chromosome X, Puncia_PCG_1.0, whole genome shotgun sequence, the window AGGGGCGAGGGACAGGCTCTAGGTCAGAGACTGGCTCCCCCTGTGTGGCCGTGTTCCAGCCCAGAGTTCCAAGGAGCACGAGAATTTTAAATTCCAGCCTGGCCTTTCCGATTGTCGCAAAGGCGTATTTGTCGGGAGAGGAAGGCTAGAACGTGTTTTATGGGCCCATTTGCTAGCTTTTCCCAGCTAACTCTTGGCCCAGCCTCTCAAATTTTAGGCTTGCCCCCAGGTACACACGGGATACGGTTGTGCTCTTCGTCCGGGGATCGCCTCGAATGCCACTTCTTCCAGCAATTTGTTCCTAAGGGCATGAGCCAGAACTActtttcctcccccctcctcgtGTGCCAGCCTCTGCCCCAGCCTGCCTGGCCACACTATCTGAGCTCCATTTCTCTTCCCCACGAGATCGTGAGCTAAGAACTTAAGCTTGTCCACCTGCCAGGCCCTCCGCGCCCAGCACGGTGTCTCCCCATACACGTGCCCGGAGATGTTCGCCGACTgaaagacacagagggagaaaataaaggcGATACCCCTTGGGGAGCAAGGAAAGAAGGCGAAGGCATCAGGAGCGTCCTTGGCATGAAGACAGGTGAATGGacaagagtttccttttcttccctcctattAGTGGAAAGCGTCCAACACACAGAGAGCGGCGTGAGGAGTTTCCGGGCACCCTTCTCCGGCTGCAGCAACCATGAACTCACAGCCACCGAAAAGCAAGAGTTTGCTGATCAAGAACTTGGGATCACCACGCCCAGCCGAGCAAGCGCGGGAGCAGAATTCATTGTGGCGACCGCAGAGGCCGTGGGCCAGGAGCTCGTGCCAAGTGGTAGCCTGTGTGTGATCGGGGAGGGGGGTCTCTTCTTCCCACCGTGATCCTCAGTGGCAAGGAGCTGGGCCAGCGTGGGGCCCGTGGCCGTGGCTGCTCACTGAGCTGGCCGTCTTCCTTCGCTCGTTGCCAACCCCACACTTAGTGATTTCAGACACCTCTGTGCGCATCCATGCTGACTTGTCTTAATTCTGTCAaagccttctctctcccctggaGCTGTCTGGGAATTCTGGTTCATTGTTGCTGGCAgttttttacttcctttgtgCTTAACTTTTGAAACACGAAAGGGGTTGGACAGTGTCAGACAATATGGCCCCCGTCACGCCACATTTTACATTGAAATCATCTTTAGGGGCTTTGCTCCTTGACACAGATGGTCTCCATATCCTAGGAGATGGTCTTTTGGCACGAAAATGAAAAAGCTGCGCCCCCTGTGAATCAAGAAACTTGGCGAGTTTATTCGGGCTCAAGTCAGACGACTCCTCTATTAAAGGCGCAGATGAGTTCGCACTCGTCTTTCCCATCTGGTCATGGCCCCCCATTCACCTCGAAGCTCCTCCCCTTTTCTAAGGCGCTCAGGGGGACCTGCCCCGAGTCGAGTGGGCTCCCTGCGTCCCCGGGGCCCTGTTCGGAAAGCCCCCGTCTGCAACCTGTCCACCCTTCCAACAGCCTGCCCCTCATGGCTCCCGGCTCACCCGCCTTAGCTCCGTGAGTGCCACCTCTTGAGAGCCTCGCTTTCTTCTTCAGTGAGCTCTTTGGCTCTTCTCTAGTAATTAATGCCTCCCTTACAGGGAGAGGAGTAAGCAAATCTACGGGCACCCTCTCCGTCTCTTCCCCTGACTCGTCTTGTACTTCTCTCGCTCTGTGGCTTAGACAGCACGTCACCGTACTAATTCCCTTTCCCCCGATTTAGGTCCCGTTGGCTCTTTCCCTTCCAGCCCGTTCTTGCGGATTGTCCACCCACCGGGCCAGACTGACATCAGACACCTCACTCTCCTGGAAAACGTTCCTTTTCCACGTCGCTGATgtattccattttctccttcgTAGCATCTATCCAACTGTAATGTGCCCAGGGACCTCAGAAGGAGATTATTTAATGGCTGGTCCCTTCCTCCTCGCTACTAAGCTCCAGGGGGACACGGATGGCATCTGAGCTGTAGCAGATCCTCAGGATTATTACAAATCAACTATTCCTTAGGAAAAACTCCTCTTTCTCCACAATTCCATGCCAAGCCAGACACTTCttgttttcgtttgtttttcAGCTGCTATGTTCATCTAGGTATTGCTTCTCAAATCCACAGTTTTAGGGGATCGGTGGATTCTTGTTTTCACAGGGATTTTGGTTTCGTCTGACTTTTATAGTTAAATCAACTGGACAAGCTGTGCTACAATGTAAAACATTCGTCATGTAAATTAATCACTCAGTACTAACTGTTCTGTTTCATAGTATCTATAACCCTCAAGGTTCTATTATTTGGTGCCAGGAAATGTCTCGTTACGTGCGGGTATGTTCGTGTGCCTGTGTATGTGAGTCGCGTTTTAAGAATTCTGCAAAACACCGGTGGCCATCGCCGGAGCTACAGCGGCCAACATGAAGTTCAATCCGTTTGTGACCTCGGACCGGAGCAAGAACCGTAAGAGGCATTTCAACGCAGCTTCCCACATTCGCAGGAAGATCATGTCTTCCCCTCTTCCCAAAGAGCTGCGACAGAAGTACAACGTTCGATCCACGGGCATCCGGAAGGACGATGAGGTACACGTTGTGCGAGGACACTACAAAGGTCAGCAAATTGgcaaagtggtccaggtttacaGGAAGAAATACGTCATCTACACCGAACGAGTACAGCGAGAGAAGGCCAATGGCACAACTGGCCACGTGGGCATCCACCCCAGCAAGGTGGTTATGACTACACCAAAGCTGGACAAAGGCCGCAAAAAGATCCTTGAACGCAAAGCCAAATCTCGCCaagtaggaaaggaaaagggcaaacagaaggaagaaacaatCGAGAAGATGTGGGAATAAAGTAATCTTCTATACgacattaaataaaaactgttagaatgaaacaaaaaaaaa includes:
- the LOC125932395 gene encoding 60S ribosomal protein L26-like is translated as MKFNPFVTSDRSKNRKRHFNAASHIRRKIMSSPLPKELRQKYNVRSTGIRKDDEVHVVRGHYKGQQIGKVVQVYRKKYVIYTERVQREKANGTTGHVGIHPSKVVMTTPKLDKGRKKILERKAKSRQVGKEKGKQKEETIEKMWE